A window from Pseudomonas kribbensis encodes these proteins:
- a CDS encoding RNA polymerase sigma factor: MLISHPPESRDDEPHGARAHFLQVFLSQRSQMEALVNRRVGCRATAADLVQDLFLRFWRRPLVQVEELSTYLLRCAGNIAIDHLRSEGTRVRINEGWQPDEPDSSASEPQAALEAGNDLRHVERALRALPERTRQIFLLNRIHGRKYAEIAKAMGLSQSAVEKHMMRALEACKASLREPAPRLPGKAP, from the coding sequence ATGCTGATCAGCCATCCGCCCGAGTCCCGCGACGACGAACCCCACGGCGCCCGTGCGCATTTTCTGCAGGTGTTTCTGTCCCAGCGCTCGCAAATGGAAGCTTTGGTGAACCGCCGCGTCGGCTGTCGGGCAACCGCGGCGGACCTGGTGCAGGATCTGTTCTTGCGTTTCTGGCGCCGGCCGCTGGTGCAGGTCGAAGAACTCAGCACCTATCTGTTGCGTTGCGCCGGCAATATCGCCATCGATCATTTGCGCAGTGAAGGCACGCGGGTACGGATCAACGAAGGCTGGCAGCCGGATGAACCGGACAGCAGCGCCAGCGAACCGCAAGCCGCGCTCGAGGCGGGCAATGATCTGCGCCATGTCGAGCGGGCGTTGCGCGCATTGCCCGAGCGCACGCGGCAGATCTTTTTGCTCAATCGCATCCATGGGCGCAAGTACGCCGAGATCGCCAAAGCGATGGGCCTGTCCCAAAGCGCCGTGGAAAAACATATGATGCGCGCCCTCGAGGCCTGCAAGGCCAGCCTGCGCGAACCCGCGCCACGCCTGCCAGGGAAAGCACCGTGA
- a CDS encoding FecR family protein, whose translation MNHTDRVTPTPAQEQAAFAWLSLLHDRPSTGDQLTFSQWLHADPAHAEAYAQAQVIWELSEGPARTLADEEAFALQGYLNAMDRPRRPHLRRWAGALAMAACLLLMISLGTGWQPQRWIDDLGADYVSAPGEIRTVTLADQSRITLDADSAIAVDFSHGERHVQLRRGAGFFSVTHTGEPFVVEAEKGQARVLGTQFEVRLQPHGAQVTVLSGRVGVTASRDDQQQILIAGQQVAYGEGSAQKLHAVDSEAQLAWRQGWLTYYKSTLADVVQDLRRYYPGRIVLLNDELGARKVSGSFPSKDPQAVLNSLQGVLGFEQHQVLGKLIILR comes from the coding sequence GTGAATCACACCGACCGCGTCACGCCGACGCCTGCTCAGGAACAGGCGGCTTTTGCCTGGCTGAGCCTGTTGCACGACCGCCCGAGCACCGGCGATCAACTGACCTTCAGCCAATGGCTGCATGCCGATCCGGCCCACGCCGAGGCTTACGCCCAGGCACAAGTCATCTGGGAATTGAGCGAAGGGCCGGCCCGCACACTGGCCGATGAAGAGGCGTTCGCCTTGCAGGGTTACCTGAATGCGATGGACCGGCCACGCCGCCCGCATCTCCGGCGTTGGGCCGGGGCGCTGGCGATGGCGGCCTGTCTGTTGTTGATGATCAGCCTCGGTACCGGTTGGCAGCCGCAGCGCTGGATCGACGATCTGGGCGCTGATTACGTTTCGGCGCCCGGTGAAATCCGCACCGTGACATTGGCCGATCAGTCCCGGATCACGCTGGATGCCGACAGTGCCATCGCCGTGGATTTCAGTCACGGCGAGCGACATGTGCAATTGCGTCGGGGCGCCGGATTTTTCAGCGTGACCCACACCGGTGAGCCGTTCGTGGTCGAGGCCGAGAAGGGCCAGGCGCGGGTGCTCGGCACGCAGTTCGAAGTGCGCCTGCAACCTCACGGCGCACAAGTCACTGTGCTGTCCGGGCGCGTCGGCGTGACGGCATCCCGTGATGATCAACAGCAGATTCTCATCGCCGGCCAGCAAGTGGCGTATGGCGAAGGTTCAGCGCAAAAACTGCACGCCGTGGACAGCGAAGCGCAACTGGCCTGGCGTCAGGGCTGGCTGACTTACTACAAGTCGACACTGGCCGATGTGGTGCAGGATCTGCGGCGTTATTACCCCGGGCGCATCGTGTTGCTCAATGACGAACTGGGCGCGCGCAAGGTCAGCGGGAGTTTCCCGAGCAAGGATCCGCAAGCGGTGTTGAATTCACTGCAAGGGGTTCTGGGATTCGAGCAGCATCAGGTGTTGGGCAAGCTGATTATCCTGCGCTGA